One Mycobacterium marseillense DNA window includes the following coding sequences:
- a CDS encoding amidohydrolase family protein translates to MNKDDLILISVDDHIAEPADMFDAHVPVKYKDRAPRVVLEPDGIQQWYYGEVRGRNMGLNAVAGKPREMYNIDASRYDEMRPGCFNVDERVRDMNAGGQLAGLNFPNFTGFSGQVLNQGPDREANLVMIKAYNDWHVDEWCGAYPGRFIPCGILPLFDVAEAAKEVKRLADKGCHAVTFSENPEALQMPSIHTKYWYPLFEAACENKTVLCTHVGSASRSPQVSTDAPPSVQMTASSMMSMFTFTELIWAEFWADFPQLKFSLTEGDVGWIPYFLWRAEHVYNRHSGWTLATFPPGYSGPTDVFKRHFYTCFISDKVGVHNMDWFNEDMLCWESDFPHSDSNWPFAPEDVIATMGHLDDRVINKITHENAMAAYSFDPFRHIPKDQARAGRLRAQATDVDVVTHVGRHASQRDRDAWTRMTQFALQAGAAAPVTAEVAGIAGRATTLGN, encoded by the coding sequence ATGAACAAGGACGATCTGATCCTGATCAGCGTGGATGATCACATCGCCGAGCCGGCCGACATGTTCGACGCCCACGTCCCCGTTAAGTACAAGGACCGCGCCCCGCGGGTGGTCCTCGAACCCGATGGCATCCAGCAGTGGTACTACGGCGAGGTCCGCGGGCGAAACATGGGTCTGAACGCCGTGGCCGGCAAGCCGCGCGAGATGTACAACATCGACGCCTCGCGCTACGACGAGATGCGGCCGGGCTGTTTCAATGTCGACGAGCGGGTCCGCGACATGAATGCCGGCGGCCAGCTGGCGGGGCTGAACTTTCCGAACTTCACCGGCTTCTCCGGCCAGGTCCTCAACCAGGGGCCCGACCGCGAGGCCAACCTGGTGATGATCAAGGCCTACAACGACTGGCACGTCGACGAATGGTGCGGGGCGTATCCGGGCCGGTTCATCCCCTGCGGCATCCTGCCGCTGTTCGACGTGGCCGAGGCGGCAAAAGAAGTCAAACGCTTGGCCGACAAGGGTTGTCACGCGGTGACGTTCTCAGAGAATCCGGAAGCGTTGCAGATGCCCAGCATTCACACCAAGTACTGGTATCCGCTTTTCGAGGCCGCGTGTGAGAACAAGACGGTGCTGTGCACGCACGTCGGCTCCGCCTCGCGCTCTCCGCAGGTGTCGACGGACGCACCGCCCAGCGTGCAGATGACGGCGTCGTCGATGATGAGCATGTTCACCTTCACCGAACTGATCTGGGCCGAATTCTGGGCGGACTTCCCGCAATTGAAGTTCTCACTCACCGAGGGCGACGTCGGCTGGATACCGTACTTTCTCTGGCGCGCCGAGCACGTGTACAACCGTCACTCAGGGTGGACCCTGGCGACGTTCCCGCCCGGCTACAGTGGTCCCACCGATGTGTTCAAGCGGCACTTCTACACCTGCTTCATCAGCGACAAGGTCGGCGTACACAACATGGATTGGTTCAACGAGGACATGCTGTGCTGGGAATCCGACTTCCCGCACTCTGACAGCAACTGGCCGTTCGCGCCGGAGGACGTCATCGCCACCATGGGCCACCTCGACGACCGGGTCATCAACAAGATCACCCATGAAAACGCCATGGCCGCGTACTCATTCGACCCGTTCCGGCACATCCCGAAGGACCAGGCGCGGGCCGGCCGCCTGCGCGCGCAGGCCACCGATGTCGACGTGGTGACCCACGTCGGCCGCCACGCCAGCCAGCGCGACCGGGACGCGTGGACCCGGATGACGCAGTTCGCCCTGCAGGCCGGGGCCGCCGCGCCCGTGACGGCGGAGGTGGCCGGGATCGCCGGGCGCGCCACCACCCTGGGTAACTGA
- a CDS encoding acyl-CoA dehydrogenase, with protein MTLGLSPEQQELCDAVGQFAARNAPIATTRDTFDELATGGLPAWWDALVANGFHAVHLPEELGGQGGRLIDAACVLESAGKSLLPGPLLPTVAAGAVALLADPTPSAQSLVRDLAAGITAAVVLPGDGDLRARAENGRWIVSGASGVTPGVCAARIILVGAQTQDGDVAWVPVDTQKPAVTAEPVSGTDLVADAGILRLDDYAATDSEALTGIDPERARCVLVGLVASTTAGIVQWCLQAVTAHLRSREQFGKVIGTFQALQHSAAMLLVNSELATAAAWDAVRAVDESVDQHRMAAAGAAVIAISPAPDLVLDALTMLGAIGFTWEHDVHLYWRRAISLAGSIGPANRWARRLGELTCTQTRDMSVNLGDAEPEFRSWVAETLDAALQLRNDKPAPHGDYEHLATGAQRTLIAEAGLMAPHWPAPWGVDADPLKQLIIDEEFAKRPALVRPSLNIAEWILPSVLAAAPKDLQEQLIPATQRGDILWCQLFSEPGAGSDLASLATRATKVDGGWRINGHKIWTSLAQYADLGALLARTDPEASKHRGIGYFILDMRSPGVEIQPIKTATGQAHFNEVFLNDVFVPDEMLLGGPTDGWSLAIATMAEERSAISGYVKFDRAVALRRLAAQPGPDRDDALRALGELDAYTNAIRALGVRETIRLLDGQASGPASSIAKVAMNVLLRRTFQATLQLTGQVAMVDDPDAAVVEPYLHLPAELIGGGTREIQLNIIAQMILGLPRK; from the coding sequence ATGACCCTGGGACTGAGCCCGGAGCAGCAGGAGCTCTGCGACGCCGTCGGGCAGTTCGCCGCCCGAAATGCGCCCATCGCCACGACGCGCGACACCTTCGACGAGCTCGCGACAGGCGGTCTGCCCGCATGGTGGGATGCGCTGGTCGCCAATGGATTTCATGCCGTACACCTGCCGGAGGAACTCGGCGGCCAGGGCGGACGGCTGATCGACGCCGCCTGCGTGCTCGAGTCGGCGGGCAAGTCGCTGTTGCCCGGTCCGCTGCTGCCGACGGTGGCCGCGGGTGCGGTCGCCTTGCTCGCCGATCCGACACCGAGCGCGCAATCGCTGGTGCGCGACCTCGCCGCCGGCATCACCGCCGCCGTCGTGCTTCCGGGCGACGGTGACCTGCGCGCGCGGGCCGAAAACGGGCGCTGGATCGTCAGCGGCGCGTCGGGGGTCACGCCCGGGGTGTGCGCCGCGCGGATCATCCTGGTCGGCGCCCAGACCCAGGACGGCGACGTCGCCTGGGTTCCGGTCGACACCCAAAAGCCGGCGGTGACAGCCGAACCCGTCTCCGGCACCGACCTCGTCGCCGACGCCGGGATCCTGCGCCTCGACGACTATGCCGCGACGGACTCCGAAGCGCTCACCGGCATCGACCCCGAACGGGCGCGCTGCGTGCTGGTGGGACTCGTCGCCAGCACGACTGCCGGCATTGTCCAGTGGTGCCTGCAGGCCGTCACCGCCCACCTGCGCAGCCGCGAACAATTCGGCAAGGTGATCGGCACGTTCCAGGCGTTGCAACACAGTGCGGCAATGCTTTTGGTCAACAGCGAGTTGGCCACTGCGGCGGCCTGGGACGCGGTGCGCGCCGTCGACGAGTCAGTCGATCAGCACCGGATGGCCGCCGCCGGCGCGGCCGTGATCGCGATCTCGCCGGCGCCGGATCTGGTGCTCGACGCGTTGACGATGTTGGGCGCCATCGGCTTCACCTGGGAACACGACGTGCACCTGTACTGGCGGCGGGCCATCAGTCTGGCGGGATCGATCGGCCCGGCGAACCGCTGGGCGCGGCGGCTGGGGGAGCTCACATGCACCCAGACGCGCGACATGTCGGTGAATCTCGGCGACGCGGAACCCGAATTCCGTTCCTGGGTGGCCGAGACGCTCGATGCGGCCCTGCAGCTGCGCAACGACAAACCCGCACCGCATGGCGATTATGAGCACCTTGCCACCGGAGCGCAACGCACGCTGATCGCCGAGGCCGGCCTCATGGCACCGCACTGGCCGGCACCGTGGGGCGTCGACGCGGATCCGCTGAAACAGCTCATCATCGACGAGGAGTTCGCCAAGCGACCCGCCCTGGTTCGGCCCTCGCTGAACATCGCCGAATGGATCCTGCCCTCGGTGCTGGCCGCCGCGCCAAAAGACTTGCAGGAGCAGCTGATCCCGGCGACCCAACGGGGCGACATCCTGTGGTGCCAGCTGTTCAGCGAGCCGGGAGCCGGCTCCGACCTCGCGTCGCTGGCCACCCGCGCGACCAAGGTCGATGGCGGCTGGCGGATCAACGGTCACAAGATCTGGACATCGTTGGCCCAATACGCCGACCTGGGCGCCCTCCTCGCGCGCACCGACCCCGAGGCCAGCAAGCACCGTGGGATCGGCTATTTCATCCTCGACATGCGCTCCCCGGGGGTGGAGATCCAGCCGATCAAGACGGCGACGGGCCAGGCACATTTCAACGAGGTGTTTCTCAACGACGTGTTTGTTCCCGACGAGATGCTGCTCGGCGGCCCGACCGACGGCTGGAGCCTGGCGATCGCCACGATGGCCGAAGAGCGTTCGGCCATCAGCGGATACGTCAAGTTCGACCGGGCCGTCGCGCTGCGCCGACTCGCCGCTCAACCCGGACCCGACCGCGACGACGCGCTGCGCGCACTCGGTGAGCTCGACGCCTACACCAACGCGATCAGGGCGCTCGGGGTGCGCGAAACCATCCGGCTGCTCGACGGCCAGGCCTCCGGTCCGGCGTCCAGCATCGCCAAGGTCGCGATGAACGTGCTGCTGCGGCGCACCTTCCAGGCCACGCTGCAGCTCACCGGGCAGGTCGCCATGGTCGACGACCCCGACGCCGCGGTGGTGGAGCCCTATCTGCATCTGCCGGCCGAGCTGATCGGTGGCGGAACCAGGGAGATCCAGCTCAACATCATCGCGCAGATGATCCTCGGATTACCCCGAAAGTAG
- a CDS encoding Zn-ribbon domain-containing OB-fold protein — protein sequence MTTFERPMPVKTPTSAPFWDALAEHRVVIQYSPSLQAYVFYPRVRAPRTLADDLEWREISGMGTLYSYTVAHRPVSPHFADAVPQLLAIVEWDEGPRFSTEIVNADPARLRVGMRVRPVFCDYPEHDVTLLRYEPAD from the coding sequence ATGACCACCTTCGAGCGGCCGATGCCCGTCAAAACTCCTACCAGCGCCCCCTTCTGGGACGCGCTCGCCGAGCACCGCGTCGTCATCCAGTATTCGCCCTCCCTGCAGGCGTATGTGTTCTATCCCCGGGTACGTGCACCGCGCACCCTCGCCGACGACCTGGAATGGCGCGAGATCTCCGGGATGGGAACGCTGTACTCCTACACGGTGGCCCACCGGCCGGTCAGCCCCCACTTCGCCGACGCGGTGCCGCAGCTACTCGCCATCGTCGAATGGGACGAGGGCCCAAGGTTTTCCACCGAGATCGTCAACGCCGACCCGGCCCGCCTGCGGGTGGGGATGCGGGTGAGGCCGGTCTTCTGCGACTATCCGGAACACGACGTCACCCTGCTGCGTTACGAGCCGGCCGACTGA
- a CDS encoding thiolase family protein, with protein MGLRGEAAIVGYVELPPERMTKATPAPFALEQWAELGATALADAGLPFEVVDGIVASHLAESEIFVPSTIAEYLGVGARFAEHVDLGGASAAAMVWRAAAAVELGICDAVLCALPARYITPMSPKKPRTLGDALYFGSSSNQYGSPQAEFEIPYGNLGQNGPYGQVAQRYAAIYGYDERAMAKIVVDTRTNANHTDGAIWKDKPLTVDDVLASPVIADPLHMLEIVMPCVGGAAVVVANADVARRSRHRPVWIKGFGEHVPFKTPTYAQDLLHTPIAAAADTAFAMTDLTREQMDMVSIYDCYTITVLLSLEDAGFCEKGKGMEFVAGHDLTFRGDFPLNTAGGQLGFGQAGLAGGMHHVCDATRQIMGRAGAAQVGDCHRAFVSGNGGILSEQTTLILEGD; from the coding sequence ATGGGATTACGTGGCGAAGCCGCGATCGTCGGGTACGTCGAACTTCCTCCCGAACGGATGACCAAGGCAACGCCCGCCCCGTTTGCCCTCGAACAATGGGCGGAACTCGGCGCCACCGCACTCGCCGACGCGGGTCTGCCCTTCGAGGTCGTCGACGGCATCGTGGCGTCACACCTGGCCGAGTCGGAGATCTTCGTCCCGTCCACCATCGCCGAATACCTCGGCGTGGGAGCGAGGTTCGCCGAACACGTGGACCTGGGCGGGGCCAGCGCCGCGGCCATGGTGTGGCGCGCCGCCGCCGCCGTCGAACTCGGCATCTGTGACGCGGTGCTGTGCGCGCTGCCCGCCCGCTACATCACCCCGATGTCACCCAAAAAGCCCAGAACCCTGGGTGACGCATTGTATTTCGGGTCATCGAGCAACCAATACGGCTCTCCCCAGGCCGAATTCGAGATCCCCTACGGAAACCTCGGCCAGAACGGCCCGTACGGCCAGGTCGCCCAGCGCTATGCGGCGATCTACGGATACGACGAGCGGGCGATGGCCAAGATCGTCGTCGATACGCGCACCAACGCCAACCACACCGACGGTGCGATCTGGAAGGACAAGCCGCTGACCGTCGATGACGTCCTGGCCAGCCCGGTGATCGCGGACCCGCTGCACATGCTGGAAATCGTCATGCCGTGCGTGGGGGGCGCCGCCGTCGTAGTCGCCAACGCCGACGTTGCCCGGCGCTCACGCCATCGGCCGGTGTGGATCAAGGGTTTTGGCGAACACGTGCCGTTCAAGACGCCGACCTACGCACAGGATCTGCTGCACACCCCGATCGCCGCGGCCGCCGACACGGCGTTCGCCATGACGGACCTGACTCGCGAGCAGATGGACATGGTTTCGATCTACGACTGCTACACCATCACCGTGCTGCTCTCGCTCGAAGATGCGGGTTTCTGCGAGAAGGGCAAGGGGATGGAGTTCGTCGCCGGCCATGACCTCACCTTCCGCGGCGATTTCCCGCTCAATACCGCGGGCGGCCAATTGGGTTTCGGCCAGGCGGGTTTGGCCGGCGGCATGCACCACGTCTGCGACGCCACCCGCCAGATTATGGGCCGCGCCGGGGCGGCACAGGTCGGCGACTGTCACCGCGCCTTCGTCTCCGGCAACGGCGGAATCCTGTCCGAGCAGACCACGCTCATCCTCGAGGGAGACTGA
- a CDS encoding CaiB/BaiF CoA-transferase family protein, with the protein MTGAAPFADWRVLELCNGLAVSYCGKMFADAGAEVVKIEAPQGDSLRGWSAGGPPGALFGYLAAGKKSVVNHDQAEVASLLAGADLVLTDLTDGWTLDGITAHTAASAVVVAVTPFGTTGPYAENHVAANEFILQALCGSIAGRGWPDDEPVQAGGRLGEWLAATFAAAAAAATARHAARSGRGQVIDVSTYEAMVIAMGGLSAMSASVLGADSLLHERSLELPSIVPTADGRVGFCTITAQQFQDFLVMIDRADYVDDAELASFAGRVARRDEFLDMVTAWTRSRTTQEIVDLAVAFRIPVAPIASPDMLPKVDHFVERGVFVESPDGVLAPRVPYRSEAIATRAPARPPALGADTGRLRWPARPEPPGIADADVLPLSDVRITDFTAFWAGPVATQLLGALGADVIKIEGVRRPDGMRFSAGRPPDWDQWWEWGPVFLCSNNNKRGVSIDLGTEAGRSVALELIAASDLVIENFSPRVMANFGLEWDAVRAANPRAVMVRMPAFGLDGPWRDRVGFAQTMEQATGMAWMTGHADGPPVIPRGVCDPIAGLHAAFAAVAALTIRDREGAGMQVESTMVEAALNVAAEMLVEYSRNGIALRRNGNRGPGASPQGVYRCRGDDEWVALAALDAHDRASLAGLLDQPDLHDTGWDERADDIDKLIADWAATRSVTDAVEALRAAGVAAARVTPAAALLTDPHLRARGFWETVDHPVAGSFLCTGMPFAFLGRPRRWIRRVPPLYGQHTGEVLTDILGHSEEELAGLRRSGTISDRPAGL; encoded by the coding sequence GTGACAGGTGCGGCGCCGTTCGCGGATTGGCGCGTGCTGGAATTGTGCAACGGTCTGGCGGTGTCCTACTGCGGCAAGATGTTCGCCGACGCCGGCGCGGAAGTGGTGAAAATCGAAGCACCGCAGGGCGACTCGCTGCGCGGCTGGTCGGCCGGCGGCCCCCCCGGGGCGCTGTTCGGATACCTGGCCGCCGGCAAGAAGTCCGTGGTCAACCACGACCAGGCCGAGGTCGCGTCCCTGCTGGCGGGAGCCGATCTCGTGCTCACCGACCTGACCGACGGATGGACGCTGGACGGCATCACCGCACACACCGCCGCGTCGGCGGTGGTGGTGGCCGTGACACCGTTCGGCACCACCGGCCCCTACGCCGAAAACCACGTCGCGGCCAACGAATTCATCCTGCAAGCGCTGTGCGGATCGATCGCCGGGCGCGGCTGGCCGGACGACGAACCGGTACAGGCCGGCGGCCGGCTCGGCGAATGGCTGGCGGCCACGTTCGCCGCCGCGGCCGCCGCGGCCACGGCGCGCCACGCCGCCCGCAGCGGCCGGGGTCAGGTCATCGACGTCTCGACGTACGAGGCCATGGTGATCGCCATGGGCGGCCTGTCGGCGATGTCGGCCAGCGTGCTGGGCGCCGATTCCCTCCTGCACGAACGCAGTTTGGAGCTGCCGTCGATCGTGCCCACCGCCGACGGCAGGGTCGGTTTCTGCACCATCACCGCGCAGCAGTTCCAGGACTTCCTGGTGATGATCGACCGCGCCGACTACGTCGACGACGCCGAGCTGGCATCCTTTGCCGGACGGGTCGCGCGCCGCGACGAGTTCCTGGACATGGTCACCGCATGGACTCGGAGCCGCACCACCCAGGAGATCGTCGACCTCGCCGTGGCCTTCCGGATTCCGGTGGCCCCCATCGCGTCTCCCGACATGCTGCCCAAAGTCGACCACTTCGTGGAACGCGGCGTGTTCGTCGAATCGCCGGACGGGGTGCTGGCGCCGCGGGTGCCGTATCGCAGCGAGGCCATTGCGACGAGGGCGCCCGCGCGGCCGCCGGCACTCGGCGCGGACACCGGACGGCTGCGCTGGCCGGCGCGACCCGAGCCGCCCGGCATCGCCGATGCTGATGTCCTGCCGCTGTCCGACGTGCGGATCACCGACTTCACCGCGTTCTGGGCGGGCCCGGTCGCCACGCAGCTGCTCGGCGCGCTGGGCGCCGATGTGATCAAAATCGAGGGTGTCCGGCGGCCCGACGGCATGCGGTTCTCCGCGGGGCGCCCGCCCGACTGGGACCAATGGTGGGAGTGGGGCCCAGTCTTCTTGTGCAGCAACAACAACAAGCGCGGGGTCAGTATCGATCTGGGCACCGAGGCCGGGCGCTCCGTCGCGCTGGAGCTCATCGCGGCCAGCGATCTCGTCATCGAGAACTTTTCACCCCGGGTGATGGCGAATTTCGGCCTGGAATGGGACGCGGTCCGCGCGGCCAACCCGCGGGCCGTCATGGTGCGGATGCCTGCGTTCGGGCTCGATGGCCCGTGGCGCGATCGCGTCGGCTTCGCGCAGACGATGGAACAGGCGACGGGCATGGCGTGGATGACCGGCCACGCCGACGGTCCGCCGGTGATTCCGCGCGGAGTGTGCGACCCGATCGCCGGCCTGCACGCCGCCTTCGCCGCTGTGGCCGCGCTGACGATCCGCGACCGCGAGGGCGCCGGCATGCAGGTCGAATCGACCATGGTCGAGGCCGCGCTCAACGTGGCCGCCGAGATGCTGGTCGAGTATTCCCGCAACGGGATCGCCCTGCGGCGCAACGGCAACCGCGGCCCCGGTGCGAGCCCCCAGGGAGTGTACCGCTGCCGCGGCGACGACGAATGGGTCGCGCTCGCCGCGCTGGACGCTCATGACCGCGCGTCACTGGCGGGGCTCCTCGACCAGCCGGACCTGCACGACACCGGCTGGGACGAGCGGGCCGACGACATCGACAAACTGATCGCCGATTGGGCCGCGACGCGCTCGGTGACCGACGCGGTCGAAGCGCTGCGCGCCGCCGGTGTGGCCGCCGCCCGCGTCACCCCGGCCGCGGCGCTGCTGACCGACCCGCACCTGCGCGCCCGCGGCTTCTGGGAGACGGTCGACCATCCGGTCGCGGGGTCTTTCCTGTGCACGGGAATGCCTTTCGCGTTCCTCGGCCGGCCGCGGCGCTGGATCCGGCGGGTGCCGCCGCTCTACGGGCAGCACACCGGTGAGGTGCTCACCGACATTCTCGGGCACAGCGAGGAGGAGCTGGCCGGATTGCGGCGGTCGGGCACCATCAGCGACCGGCCGGCGGGTCTGTGA
- a CDS encoding TetR family transcriptional regulator, whose protein sequence is MSRTSASAPASVPVTPLAQRKRAAMRQRIAAAAAQLVASRGLAGATVDRIADAADIGRATFFRYFNSKEDAVAEGMNAHWLNRITAALATQPRELSATDAVIGAFGELARGFAEVENQVRELATLTRSSETLDAWTLHVYVRYEVAIAELVAPRMPGLAAHDPRPRLIGALAMAAVRLALDDWLSHGGSLPDRVSQGLAAVTVDESVAVSRR, encoded by the coding sequence ATGTCTCGTACGTCCGCTTCCGCGCCGGCTTCGGTCCCGGTGACGCCGCTGGCGCAGCGGAAGCGGGCGGCGATGCGTCAGCGCATCGCAGCCGCCGCCGCGCAGCTGGTCGCCAGCCGCGGTCTGGCGGGGGCAACCGTGGACCGCATCGCCGACGCCGCCGATATCGGCCGGGCGACATTCTTCCGCTACTTCAACTCCAAGGAAGACGCCGTGGCCGAGGGCATGAATGCCCACTGGCTGAATCGGATCACCGCCGCCCTCGCGACCCAGCCGCGGGAGCTGAGCGCGACCGACGCGGTCATCGGCGCATTCGGCGAACTCGCCCGCGGCTTCGCGGAGGTCGAGAATCAGGTTCGCGAATTGGCCACGCTGACACGATCATCCGAGACCCTCGATGCGTGGACCCTGCACGTCTACGTGCGCTACGAGGTGGCAATCGCCGAGCTGGTCGCGCCGCGGATGCCCGGGCTGGCCGCGCATGATCCGCGGCCGCGCCTGATCGGCGCCCTGGCGATGGCGGCCGTGCGTCTCGCCTTGGACGACTGGCTGAGCCACGGCGGCTCCTTGCCCGACCGAGTCAGCCAGGGACTGGCCGCCGTGACGGTCGACGAATCGGTCGCGGTCAGCCGCCGGTAA
- a CDS encoding LacI family DNA-binding transcriptional regulator: MSTNKAARPTTADVARLASVSTATVSYVLNNAQGRRISPETRDAVYRAAKLLGYRPNLAARNLARGKSGVVLYVVPHVAVGEMPMQAGSRMTTALARQGLLQVQVFETDDDHHVVDAIENLDPVAITSLFPLSAAAREAVTKAGIPHIEIGTLPALNNPHLSVGEMRIEHLVERGHRRIAFAYTGIARWRPLGDYWFEGVSRAAQLRDLPPVRVDQVTLDNAADVVTGWVGNGVTAVCAQSDEIACLVLYGIHQARLRCPSDLAVMGVDASPMGMVSTPPLTTVQFDPCAVADAALAAVFERLGQPAPPSPEPTDIAHLVVRAST, encoded by the coding sequence TTGAGCACCAACAAAGCGGCGCGTCCGACCACCGCGGACGTGGCCCGATTGGCCAGCGTGTCGACCGCCACGGTCAGCTATGTGCTGAACAACGCGCAGGGCCGGCGGATCTCCCCCGAAACCCGCGATGCCGTCTACCGCGCCGCGAAGCTGCTGGGGTACCGGCCCAACCTCGCCGCCCGCAATCTCGCGCGCGGCAAAAGCGGTGTGGTGCTCTATGTGGTTCCGCACGTGGCCGTGGGCGAGATGCCGATGCAGGCCGGCAGCCGCATGACCACGGCGCTGGCCCGCCAAGGTTTGCTTCAGGTCCAGGTTTTCGAGACCGACGACGATCATCATGTCGTCGATGCAATCGAGAACCTGGACCCCGTCGCGATCACCAGTCTCTTCCCGCTGAGCGCGGCCGCCCGCGAAGCGGTGACCAAGGCCGGGATCCCGCACATCGAGATCGGGACGCTGCCCGCACTCAACAACCCGCATCTCTCGGTCGGCGAGATGCGCATCGAGCACCTCGTCGAACGTGGCCACCGCCGAATCGCCTTCGCCTATACCGGAATTGCCCGGTGGAGGCCGCTGGGTGACTACTGGTTCGAAGGCGTCTCGCGGGCCGCGCAACTGCGCGACCTCCCACCCGTGCGGGTGGACCAGGTCACCCTGGACAACGCCGCCGACGTCGTCACCGGATGGGTGGGCAACGGGGTCACCGCCGTCTGCGCCCAGAGCGACGAGATCGCTTGCCTCGTCCTCTACGGCATCCATCAAGCACGGCTGCGGTGCCCCAGCGACCTCGCGGTGATGGGCGTCGACGCCAGCCCCATGGGCATGGTCAGCACGCCGCCGCTGACCACCGTCCAATTCGATCCCTGCGCGGTCGCCGACGCCGCCCTCGCCGCCGTCTTCGAGCGGCTGGGGCAACCTGCCCCACCCTCCCCCGAGCCGACGGACATCGCCCACCTGGTGGTGCGGGCGTCGACCTGA
- a CDS encoding TetR/AcrR family transcriptional regulator: protein MPSDLTEVGTPANSPRRRSEKSRTAIVTATRELLLERGFDGLTIEAVAARAGVGKQTIYRWWPTRPALVADVMLEDADKLLSSVNHSGSLAGDLVGWVGKLFTSLTTPRGSAMLRTLTVACMEHEDTAVKLRAGFSAPLHERVRARLLADGIDGATAESAADAIVGGVVYPILSGAQPYSRRRAERTTRLIVYALTGG from the coding sequence ATGCCAAGCGATCTCACCGAGGTGGGCACGCCGGCGAACTCGCCCCGGCGGCGCAGCGAGAAGTCCCGCACGGCGATCGTCACCGCCACGCGTGAACTGCTGCTCGAGCGGGGGTTCGACGGGCTGACCATCGAGGCGGTTGCCGCCCGTGCTGGGGTGGGCAAGCAGACGATCTATCGCTGGTGGCCGACCCGCCCCGCGCTGGTCGCCGACGTGATGCTGGAGGACGCCGACAAACTGCTGTCGTCGGTCAACCACAGTGGCAGCCTGGCCGGCGACCTGGTGGGGTGGGTGGGCAAGCTGTTCACCAGCCTGACGACGCCGCGGGGTTCCGCCATGCTGCGCACGCTGACCGTCGCGTGCATGGAACACGAGGACACCGCCGTCAAACTGCGCGCCGGATTCAGTGCGCCGCTGCACGAACGCGTGCGGGCCCGGCTGCTCGCCGACGGGATCGATGGGGCCACCGCCGAATCCGCCGCCGACGCCATCGTGGGCGGCGTGGTGTATCCGATCCTGTCCGGCGCGCAGCCCTACTCGCGGCGGCGAGCCGAGCGGACCACCCGGCTCATCGTGTACGCCCTTACCGGCGGCTGA